One Cloacibacillus sp. genomic window, TTTTTAGTGTGGAATGTTTTTTCTTTCTGCGTTTTGTCATTTCTCTTTAAAGACGCTTTCCTATATCAAATTCTTTCGGATTTTTTCCTCCGATGTCCCTATTATGGGAGAGCAGAGGGGCAAGTTCAACTAAGACGTTTTATCGAATGGTATTAAAGAATAATACCGCCGCAGCGGTTTTTTGTAAAAAATGACTTCGCTATCTCTTGTCTCTCATAAACTCCGAAAGCTTTTTCAGGTCACGGACATAGGATAGGACCTTTATCTTTTCCTCCATTGCCAGCTCGGCTACCGCCGTGAAAATCTCCCGCGTGATGCCGTTTGCCGCCGCGATATCGCCGCTGTCATCCGTATACTTAAGAAAAGGGCACTCTATCTGCCTCTCTTCCCTTATATCTTTTTTATTATCTTCGCCAATCAGCGAAACGAGAGAGACCTCAAGCGCTGCTGCGATCTTCTCCAAAGTTTTCAGAGATGGGCGTTTCTTCCCGTTTTCGATCTCGGAGATATAACTTACCGAGAGATCGACCCTTTCCGCGAGGTTTTCCTGTGTCAGCCCCTGGGCTATCCGGTACTTTTGAATCTTCCACATTAGACAAGCCCCTTTCTTCTACCAATTTACTTAGAAAAGAGCTAAATTACTATTATCAATAATCGAAATATCATTAATATTGAGCGAAAATATTAAAACTATATTGACTTTAAGCGAATATACATCTACTATAACCGAAGAAGAGACGAATGTAATCCATAAAATACGAAGGTACATCTATGCGGTTTTGGTGTATTTAGATGTTTTGTTGTCTTAATTCATAATGAGTTTTTAAGTGTTCAATATCCGCAAAATAGGAACGAATAATAAACAGCGGCATCAGGTATATGCGAAAAAACGGAACAAACCGGCTGCCGGTACGCAATATTGAGAGGGGAGAGACTGTGAAGCAGAGGGCGTTATATATAACTTTTTTCATATCGCTCGCCATATCCGCGGGCCTGTTCTTTTTTCTTGCAGAGAGCATGGCCGTGTTGTGGCCGCGTTAATGAACTTAAAAGGTTGGAAGTCTATTTTATCTTTGCGAGGGAGGGGAAGATAAAAGGTTTTTTATCATGAGGGTTTTGTAACGGCAAAGAAGGGGTAACAAAACAAAGAAAGGGGAAATATGAGAATGACGAAGTTAAGAAAGTACGGAATAATTTTTCTTGTGTTGCTGATGGCGCTGATGTGTGCGCCGATGGCTATGGCGGCGGATACGGAAGCTCCCGAATGGTTGAGCAACGCTTTTAAAAATGGGGGAAAATTAGCCTTATCGGAAGACGTTTCTTTTGATAAAGGGCAGTTGACCTTATCGGCAGATATACCGCTTGACCTTGACTTGAACGGACATAGTATTGAGTGGACCGCAAGTGGCGATTTAGCTGGTGATAACAGATTTGCGATAGTAGTAAAAGAAGGAAACACACTTAATATTTCCGACACGAGTGCGGAAAAAAAAGGAGCTATCATAGCTAAAAAGGGTACTTTTGTAAAACATAACGACGGAGCCAGGGCCATAGCGAACTATGGCACGGTAAACATCAGCGGCGGTCTCATCGAGGGCGAGTATTCCGCTATGTATCTCTACGCCAATTCTAATCCAAGCAGTGGAGATTCAAATGTAGTTGCCATTATGGATGGCGGCGAACTGCGAGCTGAAACATACGCGTTGGTCGTGTTTGGCAAAACTGCATCTTTCACCCTGAATAATGGTACGATAGAGGCAACCTCTGGAGACGGCTGTGCTATTTCTGGTAACAGCAGCAATACGTCGACCGTAAATCATGGTGGAACTGAGATAACAATCAACGATGGCGAAATTATTGGCGGAACCAAGGCAGAAGGAGCGGGAATCTATCATCCTCAGTCTGGGATGCTCTATATTTACGGTGGGAAAATATCGGGATACGACGGTATTCAGATGAAAGCCGGCACTCTTGTGATGGAAGGCGGAAGTATAGAGGCGACTGGAGATGCTGTAGAACAGCCGTATACGAAAGAGGGAGACGGTACTCATGCTACCGGGTCCGCGCTTTCTTTGCTTTCACAGGGAGCGGCAGACTCGTCGTATAAAGGAGATATTGAGGCTACGATTTCTGGCAATTCGGAGCTTAAGAGCGGCAATAATTATGCTGTTGTAGAGGCCTTTGCTAACGAAGGTACTGCCCTAAAAGTTAAGGGACTTACCATAGCGGGTGGAGTATTTATCGGAGGCAAAGATGCACTCAAAATAGATAACTTAAAAGAGAACATCAGCGTTATCGGTGGCACCTACAGCAGTGATCCTAGAGATTACGTCAGAGAGCCCTATGTTGTAAAGCCAACGGAAAATACGTATACCGTGGTCTTAGCCGGCGTCGTTGTCACTCCGGACACCGCGGAACTTGTACTTGACTTTGCATCGGGGGCAAAATTGACGGCTTCCAGCGATATTACTGAAGATTTCGAGTGGGTTTCGGAAAACGAAAGCGTCGTGACTGTTGACGGTAACGGCAATATCACCGCCGTAGGAGCGGGTACGGCCAATGTAACGGCGACCGGCGTTATAAGCGAGTCTGTCAATAAGTGCGTGGTTACGGTACGCAAAGCGGCCCCCGTAAGCGTGACCCCAGCCAATATGGAATTGAAGATCGGTGAAACCGGCAAAGTAGAAGCCAAATATGACGCAAAAGACAGCGTATCTTGGAGCAGCAGCAATCAAGCTGTCGCCACTGTCAAAGACGGCACAGTGACGGCCGGCAAAAAAGCGGGAGTTGCTATCATTACTGCCAAGGGACTGTATACCTCCGCGGCCTGTACGCTGACGGTCATTGATCCGGTTACCCCTGATCCGACTCCGACTCCGGCCCCCATCGACCCTGGTACCGTAGGGAAAGATAAAAACCCCGTCAACAACGAAAAAGACAAGCCTGAAAACGTAGAGGCGGCGACACCGGCCATTAAGGAAGCGACGGAGGACGCGAAAGACGAGATCGCTAATACGACGAATATCAAAAAAGAAAATCTCGTCGCCACCGCCAACGGCACGCTCACGATCAGCCCAGTGCTCGCCAAGAGCGCGCTTGAAGAGGTGATGTCCGCTGACAAGGAAGTTGCGCCGAAAAACGTGGTCCTGCTTCCAATCGTATCCACTACCGTAAAAGCGAAGAATGTCGCAGCGATGGCATTTTCGATGACCGGCGCGCAGCTGGGCGCTGAAGAAGGCACTGTCGCGGGAGACGTGAAGATAATCAAGGTACTGGCAGACGGCAAAGGCGCACAGTTCGGCTACGCTTCGTCGGCGGCTGGATATCAGGACGAGACATTCACACTCAAGGACGCGAACGACAAGACACTCGCCCTGACGGATAAGGTCGTAAAGACCTCGGACTATAAGCTGATAATCTTTGTGGCCGACGGCGGAAAATTTGACCTGGACAAGACCCCGGGCAACGTAGTCGACCCGATAGCGGTAGCCACCAACAAGGCGACACCGGCTCCGACCCCGCACAGCAGTTCCAGCGGCTGTAACGCGGGATTCGCGGGACTTCTTCTGCTTGTCGCGGTTCCCTTTATTTACCGCAGGAAGAGGTAATGTAACGGACGCGAAGGACGATGTAACTAAGAGGCAATAGCACAAGAAACAGGCCGCCGGAGGGGTTTTCTCTCCGGCGGCTTTGTTTATGCCGTTACATATTTTTGTATTGCCGTTACCTTTGCGTAACCCAGACGAAAAGCA contains:
- a CDS encoding helix-turn-helix transcriptional regulator, with amino-acid sequence MWKIQKYRIAQGLTQENLAERVDLSVSYISEIENGKKRPSLKTLEKIAAALEVSLVSLIGEDNKKDIREERQIECPFLKYTDDSGDIAAANGITREIFTAVAELAMEEKIKVLSYVRDLKKLSEFMRDKR
- a CDS encoding Ig-like domain-containing protein, which translates into the protein MTKLRKYGIIFLVLLMALMCAPMAMAADTEAPEWLSNAFKNGGKLALSEDVSFDKGQLTLSADIPLDLDLNGHSIEWTASGDLAGDNRFAIVVKEGNTLNISDTSAEKKGAIIAKKGTFVKHNDGARAIANYGTVNISGGLIEGEYSAMYLYANSNPSSGDSNVVAIMDGGELRAETYALVVFGKTASFTLNNGTIEATSGDGCAISGNSSNTSTVNHGGTEITINDGEIIGGTKAEGAGIYHPQSGMLYIYGGKISGYDGIQMKAGTLVMEGGSIEATGDAVEQPYTKEGDGTHATGSALSLLSQGAADSSYKGDIEATISGNSELKSGNNYAVVEAFANEGTALKVKGLTIAGGVFIGGKDALKIDNLKENISVIGGTYSSDPRDYVREPYVVKPTENTYTVVLAGVVVTPDTAELVLDFASGAKLTASSDITEDFEWVSENESVVTVDGNGNITAVGAGTANVTATGVISESVNKCVVTVRKAAPVSVTPANMELKIGETGKVEAKYDAKDSVSWSSSNQAVATVKDGTVTAGKKAGVAIITAKGLYTSAACTLTVIDPVTPDPTPTPAPIDPGTVGKDKNPVNNEKDKPENVEAATPAIKEATEDAKDEIANTTNIKKENLVATANGTLTISPVLAKSALEEVMSADKEVAPKNVVLLPIVSTTVKAKNVAAMAFSMTGAQLGAEEGTVAGDVKIIKVLADGKGAQFGYASSAAGYQDETFTLKDANDKTLALTDKVVKTSDYKLIIFVADGGKFDLDKTPGNVVDPIAVATNKATPAPTPHSSSSGCNAGFAGLLLLVAVPFIYRRKR